From Streptomyces cyaneogriseus subsp. noncyanogenus, the proteins below share one genomic window:
- a CDS encoding DUF3566 domain-containing protein has translation MSGATGAGSAGTSPGTQTDGGRGSAAHAPETSSSSSSSSSSYDTHGSQGGTVTDTRGPHTQQYAAGAGPAAPGAGAAQQPASPLPGERQPQQPAGPYHPPQAYQTPTAAAGVRRPRTGAGTTPRVRKARLRVAKADPWSVMKVSFLLSIALGICTIVAAAVLWMVMDAMGVFSTVGGTISEATGSNESNGFDLQSFLSLPNVLLFTSIIAVIDVVLATALATLGAFIYNLSAGFVGGVELTLAEDE, from the coding sequence GTGAGCGGAGCCACGGGCGCCGGGTCGGCCGGTACCTCCCCGGGTACCCAGACGGACGGCGGCCGTGGCTCCGCCGCGCACGCACCGGAGACGTCCTCGTCTTCTTCCTCGTCCTCATCCTCGTACGACACTCATGGATCCCAGGGGGGAACTGTGACGGACACCCGAGGCCCGCACACCCAGCAGTACGCGGCTGGAGCGGGCCCGGCCGCTCCGGGCGCCGGGGCCGCCCAGCAGCCGGCCTCTCCCTTGCCGGGTGAGCGGCAGCCGCAGCAGCCCGCCGGGCCCTACCACCCGCCGCAGGCGTACCAGACGCCCACCGCGGCCGCCGGGGTGCGCCGGCCGCGTACCGGCGCCGGAACCACGCCCCGCGTCCGCAAGGCCCGGCTGCGGGTGGCGAAGGCCGACCCCTGGTCGGTGATGAAGGTGAGCTTCCTGCTCTCCATCGCGCTGGGCATCTGCACGATCGTCGCGGCCGCCGTGCTGTGGATGGTCATGGACGCCATGGGCGTCTTCTCGACGGTCGGCGGCACGATCTCCGAGGCGACCGGCTCGAACGAGTCCAACGGCTTCGACCTCCAGTCGTTCCTGTCGCTGCCCAACGTCCTGCTCTTCACCTCGATCATCGCGGTCATCGACGTCGTCCTCGCCACGGCGCTGGCGACGCTGGGCGCGTTCATCTACAACCTCTCGGCCGGTTTCGTCGGGGGCGTGGAGCTGACGCTCGCCGAGGACGAGTGA